GATACAactaacttcttgaaatattacGGCCTTGCTGTGGAGAGTCATCTTCAGACAACAggtgttaaatcgaaagtgccaaAAATAAGTAGTTGATTAactatgaaaataatgtaaataaataaacaactaaatgcttacaaattatttttaaaaatcttcaacTTACCTCTACATTTATTTTTGGCAGTTTCAATTTAACATcggttgactgaagatggctctccacagAGGTACTGTGGAGAgcaccttattttattttaatatttgacagtCTAGtccagggctgcccaacctacggcccgcgggccgaatccggcccgcgagtcagttttatgtggcccgccttgttgccaaaacaaccaaatttgtttacaagcatttgaaatattaaataaatacaaattttgagaaccaagcagtccagccgatttcacgtagaacgagccgtattcatttggtggagtatgagtgttgaaagaagtaaagtagttgcagacaggtttcactgactacggtggtggctgccgactggtgaatagagcgcgcgtaaagcacggcacagcgcgcggtgcggcgacgtaacccctacccaactcaaggtcaccactcgccacgtaatttgtatgtcctagtatcctagtaggattaatttaaatcaatgtattcaatttattggtgacttttttattgttccctcacaattagagcaaacatccaaaagtctgggtttatattttatttctactaaaagaacctaaaaacattataaacctttacctaacaactaataaataataagaaattacaataatcaggaaaaaagggccaaataaccttaaaactcatattttgcacaagatttctggaacaaaccccgggcaatacgttttgtttggggttccaaatcccctgggatgttggcccgcttGGCCATAAAGggtttacaatgtggcccttgggtaaaaacgGTTGGGTACCCCTGGTCTAGTCCAAGAAGCAAAAAGGTATTTACACTGAGTTTAAGAAAAGGAATAGGTCAAGAAATAAAAGTCAAAACATTcaacactattttttatattatacaagtttttaatGACACATTTAATGTATAAACTGGCAGAAGATTCAACATGTGCTCTTGCGctttaaaactgatataaaaactaataacaattttaaaatgctgCCATAAAAAGCACTATATAATTAACAAGTTACACTGCATTGCAGCTACTTACAGTAATACTGAACTCAATGAAAACATGAATGTAGGTGAAATAAATAACTCAACAATGATAATGAGTGAAACCACTCTGTCCACAGCAGTCTTGACACACAATTATTTTGTGTGAAAATCCTAACAGTACCAAAAATAATATAGATCGTACATCCTTACATACTAGAACAATATAATAagattgtttaataaattctatGAATAAATACTAAGACACTGGTCTGTAAGTAtgcacattataaaattattttgtgttgattACTTAGAACTATGACTATCTAACGCCGCATAGTAACCAGGATTACAACAGTGAGAGAACTGCTGTGTGCACAATTGCACAATTGCACATTGCACGACATACTGAAACGGAACCAGGGATACCTAAGCGAtcatacattttcattaattatagtaattatctGCTACACATTAATTAGCAAATACTGGTGTGTCAGTATTATGTAATATCAAACTGCCGAAAAGTAgacgtataaaatattattttgaaaaatggcTATCTACTATGGAAAAATAATAACTACTGTATTTTCAAAgctttaatttacatattaatacattAGCAATTCAGTAGAAAAACAGTCTTGAGCAATACACAGTTTCCTTATGACAGGAGCTTATGTAGCAGTAACTGAGGATAGTATTATGAGAAATGTTTTGATTATTGAGGTAAGTATTTTTGTGTATCAACAACAAGTTAATTTTATACAGatgaataattcaattaaattttagccACCTTGTGATTAAATCAGAATAGCACAATAAGTAATCTTTAATGAATTGCAGTTACcacaacaaaacattattatagtttatataattacaaacggGTCATATCAAAAACATTTGATTCTAATATCGATATATTGAGACTGATTCCTGTTGTTTGTAACTAAGAAAGTGGTTCATGAATAAATGCaaccaatattattttaacttaccagaaaaatatgaaaatgtacaaCAGAATGTCAACACAAAAGCAGATTCCAGAAAATGGGTTTTTACCTTCAGTGCTAGATGAAACGGACTCATTACTTTTTCATGAGCATTCATTTTAAACTTGCTCTAATATAATGTTAGcgcttatattaatattaaaattaattaatttgatgtttagTCCATATAATTGACAAatagtgttattaaattttataataaccaaTATATTTAGATGTGACAGTCctcaacattaaataaattatccaataatatttaataaagtttccTCTTCAAATGATTATGTGGCTCTGATTCTTACACCCAACCTATGTTTAGAAATGCATTAATACCTAAAacagaaattctaaaattaaagataaagGATGTATACATTTGTTTTTGGAGGTTAAGATAGGTATACTCGTAATGTAcctatcttaaaattttattattaaacgttCACTAGCACAGTTAATCATGTTTACTGTACCAGACGTCCTTAGTTGTGCCTTGTTGTGATATTCAGGACCACTCGGATGTGAAAGTGTTTACTACAGAATACATTATAACTAGACAATGATTGTATAGTATTTAACTCATTGACTGCGGCAGAAACCTTAGCGCGCACTTACTCATTATAGTTCTATAaattactcagtatagagccacattGAAGGTATTAAAGGAGCAGGCAGACTATTATAAAAACATGCCCACAATATCAAAAGAAATGCTTGGTAATCAAAGTGTTAATAAACCAAACTGGAGGtgaaaagtttttcaaatcaatttaaCACTTACAATGAGACAAATAAAAGTACAAACGTATGATTTATACTTTTGGGTTTTAAGGTACATCTGTTCTAAATTAGGCAATAAATGTTTaatctacattaaaatatacttttccaGAGAGGAATTGATTTCTCTCAGAAAGCAAACAGCAaacacaaaacagttttttgattGCTTCCCAAACAGAAGATGGGTGTGCACTGAAAATATTCATTGCATTATCAAGTATTTGTATCTAATAAACAAATGACACAATTAAAAGCAAAGGgcttattgtaataataataatcatgggTGTTacaataaaatctgtaaatttgGGTATAGATTGAATTATCATAATGTAACTAagcaaacataaatattttctgttaggAACAAAAATCTACTTCATGAGCAATTggtattaaatttacttagattttgactttaaataaaaagctataaagaATGtgatttatagataattttatattcatgaaaTATGCATACTATGAGTTCTACACCATTATAATTCAACCCTTTGACTACCATTATCCAGTGAGCAGCTAAATAACATTGGTATACAACATTTATGATGTTTTATAAGAACACACTCTTCTAAATGGTTTTATACATTTCcagattttattaattgaaaaaatgtatactacTCCACACTGCTACCGTAAACTATATGAACCAGAGATCTTTATTagatattgtttgaaacattaGGTTAGCTAActtacacattaaaatatatattataacatgttattcataatttttttccaaaacaaaaatgCCACAATAAGCTCCCGTTTTATGttctgtgaaaaatatttttcacttaaaaacaatttttctctaataagttgtgtaaaacttacattttgttttataaaaatataaattaagaacttCCTCCTTTAGGAAGTACattctaataattgttttattaattattaatgtttgttttatacaaatatcaaAGTTAGATATTGTcccttgaaaatataaaattttgaaataatgtgaaatttttaacagttttgttaaaatataaaagtagttgATTAGGTATTGGTAGTCGAAGGGTTTGCCTTTATTTGGTATAATATaagctataattttatataaataccgGAAACTGATTACTTCTCTAAATCGAATCTTAACCTTACAGTTAACTTTGTTActctttacaaaatatacaaattgctCCTTTATATAAACGTATCTTCCCACTTATCATAGTATGTCACAAAATGAATCATACTCCTTTGTATCAATAACACTATACATTCAGAGAATTGGCATTACTACTGATTCCCTGTTTCCATTTCATTTAGATATTCTACACattgtatattacatataaatagaaacttacataatactttattttttattattatctttttaagcTAATGCACTCATATCACAACAATCTGTCCACGGACGATTTAAGTAACAATGTATTTCAAACTGGTAAGAGTCTTAGAAATTCccataagttttaataaaagaattttatcataaaattcttttttattatacatttacttccttacatatataattaaatactataagaatgagtattgtattttatttttataatttttgtatccaTTTTTCCTTTCTTGGGATTAAGGTGTTTTGCTGCATGAAAACAGCACAATACTAATATTTgagtttatatttcttttgtttcacAGTAAAGAATAAATACCAATTTtccaagaaataaataattctaaactctcaaatttaaagtaaaattaaattataactaaccATTCACAAAAACAAACCCTAAAGTATAGTAGGATTATGTTGTaccataaatatatgttaaagtaATTTGTCATGGTACATTTTAATGAAGCAAAAGTGAGTGCTCTTACACATTTGTAGATTTACATAATGACGAGATttacttaaaatactaaaaagtgaTCAAAGAACAGAAAAATAacatcaatgttttaatttattgtcttCTCTGCTTTCCTATGTCATTAGGAGCTGAACCCCAGCAGTAACAATTTAATCCATCAATTACTGTAAATGAGTAAAACCGTGTACgtgagtaaattatataaaaatgcacACTTTTGATTAGTTCAAACATATTTGGTCTTTTTATCTAATTGAAACATAGGCTTCAACTgtccaataaaaatgtatttgtaaccattactcaACTATTGATTATATTGATTCTCTTTCTAATTCCTATTAGCACAAAGCCAAACCGTGTAAtatcattaaacaattttgtttaaacaatatcaAACATGAACTAAGATTTTGACAATTCTGTTATAACTcttaagtaagaaaatacattttgatgtCTTAAAACGACTGTGAATGTCACAGgcatataaaatttgtttatacttgGCTTCAATTCAACAAACTTTTTTGCATCATGCATCTATACATAGCGATtgccttatttttaaataaacaacacttaCATAGGATGGAGacaatgtttttatgttattacaagCAGAATTGTTCATCCATGTGTTTCTCCAAAGTGCCTTCTGTTAATGTCACAACTTGTATTTGTagcattaatacatttataaattcaacATCTTTTAAGATCCAAATCAAAAAAGGAGTGATGAATGAGGGTAATAGTCCCTTTTTTGCTTTGccataaaaacaaaactacatcATAGagacttgttttaaaatttaataatatacagtcTATACAGTATACTGCTATTAATTATTAGTCAATCTTTGCCAATTGTTGGttaaattttagaacatatttacttCCATGATCTACATTCCATCCTGTATTTTGGTGAGCCTCACATTTATGGTTTTTCACCAGTCTCTCCCTCCCCCGCCAAGGCCAACCCTATATATAATCACCTGCTTCCCACCATCAGAGGTCTAAGAGCACACCTGAAGAAGATACAGGAAGCCTGTCTGATTGATTAAACAATATATGACATGAATGGATTTGTTaaacactaaataatttattactgcaAAGTAAGACATGAATCAATTATCCGTTATTGGCAGCATACTACTACTTAAAATTGTTGCAAAATTATaagttttgattgttttgttgATTGATGTGTTCTAATTCATcttggaaaaaatacaaaatatacctaCGTAACCCCAAAGTAGGGCAAAATATTGTTTCCACTTcaatcaaatgtaaaataaaaatcaaaagttgAGACTAAATCTGCCAATCAGACTAAACCTGTCTAAACAAAAGAATACCTTGAATGTATACTGCATGTAGggaaaaaactattgaaataatggATTCTGTCCCGTACtgtttgaaaaattcaatttcaattctgATAGTTAACAAGCTTTAAAAACCGGGCAACCCGTGTCCTGGTTGGTTTCTATGCACCACTGTTGTAAAACTGAAATACATAAGCTTAGGTTTAAGTAGATTTTGAATTGGATATTAAAACGTAATACAATCATATTGGAAACATGATCCTATCCTATTGTATAAATCACTACTCAaaaattttatgcattttttaactaacatttttaattatggaaatagttttttttatcataggGGAATTTCTAAGTAGACAGTTTGAAATACAAAGATATCTCATGACATCTAGTTCAAATCCTCTTAATAGGTGATGAAATATGGCAGTGATTCTGATACACACATGCTCTGacaatgtttaaaatactaaactatGTACAATATTGTCCTTCACTCTAAGTAATTACTATGTCTTTGGGTTTCATGATGAAAACAAGACAAGTTTCtcagtaaacataataatatggcttcttgtaaaaaatattacatttttaaacaatgcaAAACATAATCAACTGATTCAATAAACATAGATTTTAGACGACTAGAAATATAAATGACCAAATCAATGGTTTTCTTTTATTCAGTTATATGGATTTAATCTCAGGACATCCAGtgaaacattatttgtttatagacctgacagttatattttaatattttacgagTTATGGTTGCATATaggagtttttatttaaaaactgagtccttgaaaatacattagaacataaaaataatatataaataatctgacaatgttatagtagttttattatatattagctTTTCcaatatgaaatgttattttattgacCCCAGTAGTGGGAGAGATAATATAAATCCCACAAACAAaagtaaatcttaaataaaatgaaGGATGTAGATAGTGTACTAAATGCAGTGGCCTAACTAGGACTTAACTTTGGACTGGGTCAGATGAATCTGTTTGAAGACTCACACAgggaaatatgaaataaatatataaaatagcaaGCAGCAGTTAACTGTTTGGTTAACTGCTGCATTTCAAACAAGTTACATTACTGTTaaaggtataatttaaaaatttttagggcTTTTGAGTGGAGGAGTTTGATCCCCTTCATCCCCCACTTAAGTTATGCTACTGACTAAATGCATAGTATGCCTACTATAAATAGAAATCTGTTGTTATCTGGGATTGTATCGGACTATACAATGTAAAACTGTGATTTATGTTATCACTTCTTTAAAATGTTCCACTTAATGTTAACATATCATTAAAAcctattattataataagatattttcCAGCATACAGGTACTTTTTAATACCTTATGTATTTTCAAACGTATTACACTTAACTGTTTAATTTCACACCGTCAGTTTTGGTTTCATTTCTTTAGTGTATGAACTTaccaaaattttttacaaatccaaaaattaagtgcaattttttgtaacaattatcCTAAAATACttactgaaaatgtatatatttgaacattttaggTTTTATGTCTTTTAAACATTTAGGTTCAATAGTTTTCTAAGTTTAGTATGTACACTTATTCACTGTTTcctaacatattatttaaatagttctgGAACAATGTAGCtaaataattgttcaatttaatcagttttaatttgtattgatagctattttttttaattgaaaaaggtctaatattatgtattttgcattgattaaaaaactatatttaaatttcgATCTGCATTAATTGTTtagtgattttttataaataatatttattatcagtgactttttataaataatatcgaAAAGCAACAATAATAGAAATCATTTAGAAGGGAAACCCATGTAATATTGGTGACATTGTGAGAAGCATGTGTGCTCTGGTGAGGGGTTACTGCTAGACGGAAGCTTCGTCGATGACTGTGATGAGACGGTTGGGACCAGAGACAAGACGCCACTTGCCGCCGCGGGGCAGCTCCTCCTCTGCCTGCCGTGCCAATGACCACCGCCTACCCTTGCGGTCCATGATCACTGGCATCTCCGCTATTAAGTTATTCTCAAATTCTGACAGCATCAGATAGTTCTCCACCTGAAAAATAGACAGCATCACtcactttttacacattttaaatcttatgtgtttgttttatattaaaaagggaAAACACATGTACAGAAATATTAAGTGTTTTCATAACACACTTCCACCATTATATTTAAGAAATCCTTttcagtgttttttattatttttttgtgatgTATATATAGGAAAGGTTTAATAATACCTAGAAAATTTAACAATACTCGTACAACAGCTTGTATGTACAGTATTTTGTATACTTTGAGTTGTTATGCAGTAAATAAAGGAGTACAACAAATAGTTCACTGTATGGCTGTCTACAAGAAAAATTCACTTTCCGAGTTCTTATGGTTgacagttattataatttttgttcaaaagtACAAATACAGCTGAAACTTTTTTATTGGACAGCAATTTGAAGAGAATGAAGTATATGAATGTTTAATATATGGTTGATTCAAAAGCAAGGTTGATTTTAAAACACGCACGTATACATGGGActaatttttatatgtacttataagtatttaaatacataactcTTATTCACCAAATATGAATTTATAAGTTATGTGTAACAAGATCTTCTTATAACTGAAAAATGGTGCTagaattcatgaaaaatttacattttaaacataaaagattTGGTTGATTTGCTCTAAGgagtacaatattattaaaatatataaactgagtGCAAGGACTAGGACTATAGcacaaaacaaattgaaaacatacAGAAAGTAATTTAATAGTACTTGATACAATGTTTATACCTTGTTGCAGGAAGTGATGCAGTCTCCAATGTAATCCAAGTCGTCTAACAGATTGTCAGGCAGATCCATGTCTGCAATGCCCTCCTCTGAGATGCATGTTAGCTCTGGCTTATCTGGTGGGGCTGTCTGGGGGTGTAAAGGTGGTTCCACCTGCACAAATACTTTCATTAACTAGTGTATATAATTATCctgaaatgtatttacaaatatctattaTATCTTGAGCTATTCTTTTTTACactgatataaaatgtaaaaatattaatgtatggtAATATGTAATCATGGTATTGTAATATGGTATAGGAGCAATGGAACCCTTACCACTACTAGCTCCTCAGGCTCAGCAGCAAAGGATAACCTCCGTCGTTGTGGACAGGATTCTGAAACACAGAGTTGCCTTGCTCCATCTCCGTGCTTGTGGCGAGCCAGACTGCGGCGGTGCAGGTCGATGAAGAACAGGGAGAGGCTCCCCACCAGGACACATGTTGAGCTGAAGTAGTACCCCGACTTGCCCTCCACAACCCACATTTATATAACCTAGAACATTATAGTGAAGaaattaatgcatatttaaaatgaactaataaaTCTCAGTGCTAAAATTAGGTTTTGGATGAAGAAGAGGCCGTGTGATTGCTTTAAGTTGGCTATTTAAGATAGTAAATAATATCAGAAATAGCAGTATAATTAGCTCTCAAAATGGCTGAATAGTTAGCCAACAAAGGTTCCAGTAACAGTGTGTGGTGTGTTAGCCAACACTAGACAATTTGCGATTTAGTAATCAAAGTGATAATGAGGTTTCTACAAGAAAGAGAATGCAGTTTACTCAGTAACTGATGTGCACACACGTGATTCTATGATTAATTGTACAAGCAGCACATGAGAGCCTCTTTAATTTGCACTAGACAAATAGATCTAGTAACACTGGAACAGTTAAATATCGAGTTTTTTTAGATtagtaaaaacacaatataatgaGCAATACCTGATATTGGCACTCCTATGGCGATGGGTATGGCTTGTGAACACTGCACGAAACCCCATGTTCTGGCAAAATTCCTAGCTCTGACTCGCTCGTAAGTGTACATCTTGAGAGAGTAATGATAGCCCCCACAGAAGATGCCGTAGATCCAGACAAAGAGAATGTAGCCCTGGCGGTTGCCGTGGACTGCAGTCAGTGCCAGTATGGAGATACCGCACATGAAGACTGCGGCTTGACACAGGTACTGTCGGGCGATGCGACATTCAACGGAGTTGTGCACTACAACCACACCGAAGGCGGCACAACCTAGTGTCCAGGCCAGACCCAGGTATGTCTGCAGCAGTAGTGCTGTGTCTCCCAGACCATCCTCTTCAGCTTGGTGTGCCTACAAATATGGAACATGTGCAGCAAAATATTCCAAAGTCTTATCTTATTACACATATAAATCTCAACACAGAACAATATGATGATCTCTTGACATGTTACTGAAATAAATCTCAGATACACAGTTTTTAAGTACAGTGCTTTCATTTATAAGACTGTACTTCTAAATCTCtgaaattaattatcaataacattttgaagACATGATTGCAGTAAAATAGTGTGTTTCTCGAGTTATAGAGACAGGAATTCATTACAGTATTtctgaaatgattttatttaagattgattaaagtaaatttaaaattatctgagCAAATTATAGGTTtagtaacaatttattacattttgtactaAACAATCATTGCAAGAAGTTAATGATTCATAAAATGATCCTTCCCTTTGCTAAGAATGGTATAAGGTATTTAGAACACATTTGCATTTTAATACACACCCcatcaaaatattaaatcataaaaataacactCATAAAAaggattaattttgaaattaactaaCATTTTAGTAGGTATGCTTTTGTGAATAATAAAGCAATgtttttgagataaaaataaaagattatgtcttgtaatgtaataatgtaacagaatatctttgtaattttgtaaaagtaagtaccgtagtattaataaaattatgtttaatttactatttcaGGATTGGGCAAGGATAGATTCAAGGaatgggaatgtaagaatgctcttgcagagctggcaatgaataacagagtaacacttggttgggtaccgggtcatgaaggcattcatggaaatgaaaaatcAGACATCTTTCGCCAAAAAGGAAGCGGAATCCACAAtagtggggcctgagccaggttgtgggatagccttctccaacattaaagctctggtcaaagattgggaaaagaggataagacacaataattggaatagagcctcaggattaagactatccaaattgtttatctctccttacgttaaagggtggaaAGCTCTCTTAGATAAGattaaggaggatataagactgatattaggaatgttgacaggacatggccctctaaggaagcaccttatgaaggtaggccttagccagAGTAACGAGTGTAGACTCTGTGGATaagaggaatcagcagagcacattctgttagattgtcctgccatcgtagaaacTCTGAGAAGATACCTgtgagcatatctcctcagccccaaggatatcagagaacag
The Homalodisca vitripennis isolate AUS2020 chromosome 4, UT_GWSS_2.1, whole genome shotgun sequence DNA segment above includes these coding regions:
- the LOC124360710 gene encoding LOW QUALITY PROTEIN: monocarboxylate transporter 2-like (The sequence of the model RefSeq protein was modified relative to this genomic sequence to represent the inferred CDS: deleted 1 base in 1 codon); amino-acid sequence: MSSSLSRAQSWPLLAAAPEPPPLVRPKNYVETRRMLRTHYYPEGGWGWLVVAAGLTVQLLTHGLQLSAGVFIPPTALRFATSVTDTGWVGAMSTAVALLVSPVTIAFCRRKSTRLTAVMGGLVTALGCLFTSFASQFHQLFFSYGTIVGVGVSMTRDCSTLMVAQYFKRRREFVEIFIVSGSGLGIAVMSSFIKGAINAIGWRLGLQLVTVTVFLTFFLGTFYRSASLYHPQRRAILHLKNQKRKIKDKNKTDDRPPFFDFSTLRSKTVRILLVSTGISAFGINTPIFYLAHQAEEDGLGDTALLLQTYLGLAWTLGCAAFGVVVVHNSVECRIARQYLCQAAVFMCGISILALTAVHGNRQGYILFVWIYGIFCGGYHYSLKMYTYERVRARNFARTWGFVQCSQAIPIAIGVPISGYINVGCGGKSGYYFSSTCVLVGSLSLFFIDLHRRSLARHKHGDGARQLCVSESCPQRRRLSFAAEPEELVVVEPPLHPQTAPPDKPELTCISEEGIADMDLPDNLLDDLDYIGDCITSCNKVENYLMLSEFENNLIAEMPVIMDRKGRRWSLARQAEEELPRGGKWRLVSGPNRLITVIDEASV